The genomic segment CCCCCGCAGCCGCATTCCACATGCCGCCGCCCACGCGCGAGATTGACGCCCATGCCCACCGCGTAGAGCCCGACCAGCGCCGCCGCGAGGATGAGCCCGAAGGCCCGCCCGCCGGGCAGGAGCATCAGCCCCACCACCGCCCCCTCGGCCCCGATCAGCGCCGCCGAGGCCGGTTTCACCAGCCGCTCGGGCAGGAGCGCATAATCCTGCACGAAGCCGGTGAAGGCGGTGAAATCCCAGCCCTTGTGGAGCGCGGCGCGCGCAAAGAGAAACGCCGCGAAGGCCGCCACCGCCGCCGAGGCGAGCGCAGCCATCGCCGCGCCATCGGCCAGCGCGCTCATTCGACCACCGCGACATGCATGGCAAAGCCCGCAAGCCCCGCCTCGCCCGCCTTGGTCAGCTTGTAATCGCCATCCATGGTGAACTTGTAGAGATGGCCCTCCTCGGTCGTGGCAAAGAGCGCCGGCTCCGCCCCCGGCGTCACCGAGATCGAGCCGAGCCCCTCTGCCTCCGATTTCGCCAAGACCTTGCCCGAGGCCGCCTCGATCGCCCAGATCTCCTTCGAGGCGAGCTTGTGGCTGCCGTCATAGGCGCCCGGATGCATGGTCACGAAAAGGACGCCCTTCTCGGCATTGGCGGTGAGCAGGTTATAGCCGCCCGGCGCCCAGGCCCCCTCGGTGCCCGCGACGAAATCGGCCTCGGAGACCTTCTCGGGCGCCGCGCCCTTGTCCGAGACCCCGATCAGCTTGCCGCCATAGGTCACGAAATAGAGCGTGTCGCCGATCCGGGCCTCCTGGATGAAGATCGGGTCGGCCTCGGGGTCGAAGACCGGCGCGCTCGCGGCCTTCTCGGCGCTCGCGCCATCTTCGGAGAGCGTGTAGCTCGCAAACGAGCCATCGCCGCAGATCGTCGAGAATTTCGCCCCCTCGGGCGCGGGGTAGATCCCCCAGCAACCGGGCGTCGGCAGCTCCTGCGCGACCGTCCCCTTGGCCAGATCGACCACCGTCACCGAGGAGGCGGGCGTGGCGTTCTGCACGAGGATGAACTTGCCATCCGCGGTGACCTTGAGGAGCGACGAATAGCCCAGCGCCATCGCGGCCTTCGGCGGCAAGACGACCTCCGGGCCGATCTTGCCGGTCGGGATGTCATAGGAGGTCAGCACCATCTCGTTCGGGCCATAGGTGATGCGCTTCATGAACGAGCTCTGCGCCCAGGCGGTCTTGCCGTCGGGCGAGATCAGCATCAGGCTCATCGCGCCGGTCGGCAACAGCTCCTTGAGCTTGAGCGTTTCCTGATCGAAAACCGCGATCGAGCCGGCGCCGATCCATTGTTGCTGCGAGACAAAGACATTCGCGCCGGGGTCGATGGTCTCCTTGGTGGTGACGACTTCGGGGGTGAACTCCTCGGCGAGCGCCGGGGCCAGCAGCGCGAGGCCGAGCGGCAGCGCGAGGATCAGGGGCCGCAAGGCGCGGCGGGGGAAGGTCGGATCAGACACGGGCAGTCACTCCATCGGTTGGGGTCTTCGCTCAGGCTAGAAGAGCCCGGGCGGCGGCGGCTATCCGGCGCAGCCCGCCAATTGCGCTTAAAATTCAGGCAAGCGCGAAAGAGCCCGCCCCGGTGATTCGCGCGATTTGATCAAATTTCGGGCAGCCCGCCGCGGCGCCGGCGCATTTCCCGCCAGAGCCGGCGCATCCGCGCAGCAAACCGCCCGCGATCCGCCCCCCGGGCTTTACAGATGCCGCAGCGCGGCGCGCGATACCGGGGCGCCGTCGCCCGGGCCAAGGCCCGCCGCGCCCGCGCGCCCTGCCCGCCCCGGACCCATCAGCCACCCGCCATGACCCCGATTCCCGCGCCCCATCGCCTGAGCTCCCACCGCTACGCCGACAGCTCCGAACAGGAGCGCGGCCTGATCGGCTGGGAGCAACGCTATGCCCAATGCGACCCGGGCCCCTATGCCGGGCGCATCGACCGGCTGGAGCTGCCCGGCCTCGCGATCTCGCGCGAAAGCGTCGCCTGCGCGGTCGAGCAAAGCACCGCCCCCCCCGCGGGCCGGGTGATCTTCTGCCAGACGCTGGTGCCCGCCGGCCCCTGGCGGTTCAACGCGCAAAGCTGCATGGCGGGGCTGACCGGCTTCATCCGCGGCGGCGAGGAACATCTCGCGGTCCTGCCCGCCGGCGCCGAGGTGCTGATGGTCGAGGCCGATACCGAGCTGCTCGCCCGCGATCTGGGCGAGCCGCCGCGCAGCCTCCTGCTCGAAACCGCCTTCCTCGCCCTGCCCGAAGCCGCCGAGATCCGCGCGCTCGCCGAATGGTTCGCGCTCTTGCTGCGCGAACCCGCCCCGATGAGCGCCCTGATCCCCGATCTGATGCTCTATAACCTCGGCCGGCTCTGGGGCCGCACCCGGCGCGAGGCGCGCGCCCTCGCCCCCGCCTGCCGCGCCGATTACCGCATCTTCCGCCGCGCCGAGGCGCTCGCCCGCGACGGCGCGCTCGAAACCCCGACCGTCTCCGCCCTCGCCGCCGCCCTCGACCTCGAAGTGCCCGCCCTGCGCCGCGCCTTTCTCAACACGACCGGCCTCGGCCCCACCGACTGGCTGCGCCGCTACCGCCTCGACGGCGCGCGCCGCGCCCTGCTCGCCGCCCCCCCCGAACGCACCGTGACCGAAATCGCCATGGCCTGGGGCTTCACCCATCTGGGGCGCTTCTCGGCCGCCTATGGCGCCCAATTCGGCGAAAGCCCCTCGGCCACGCGCAAACGCGCCCGCCCCTGAGCCGCCTGCCTGAGCGGCCCGCCTGAGCCGCCCCCCTTCAATGATGCCAAAATACCCTGCGGGGGCGCGGGGGTGCAAAACCCCCGCTCAACCGCTCACATCAGCGCCTTGCGCAACATGTTGAGCGCCACCAGCAACAGAAACCCCGCAAACACCCGCTTGAGAAGCCTCGCATCGAGCCGATGCGCGAGCGCCGCACCCCAGGGCGCGCTGAGCGTGGTCATCGCGATGGTGATCAAGAACGCCGGGATATTCACCGCCCCCAACGTCCAGGGCGGCGCCGCCGCCACCGGCGTGAGCAGAAACCCCACCGCCGAGGGCAGCGCGATCGTGACCCCGAACCCCGCCGAGGTCGCCACCGCCCGGTGGATCGGCACCCCATGCAGCGTCAGCATCGGCGTGCCGATCGAGCCCCCGCCGATCCCCAACAGCACCGAGATGAACCCCATCACCGGCCCGAACGAAAGCCGAAACCCCCGCCCCGGCAGATGATCCGAAATCCGCCAGCTCGCCTTGCCGAAGATCATGTAAAGCGCGATCGAGATCAGCATCCCCCCGAAGATGATCTGCAAGCTGCGGGTATGGAGCTGCGCCACCACGAGCACCCCCACCACCGCTCCGACCGCGATCGGCGGCGCCCATTGCCGCAAGATCGTCCAGTCGACCGCCCCCTTGCGGTGATGCGCCATCACCGAACGCGCCGAAGTGACGATGATCGTCGCGAGCGAGGTCGCCACGCAGATCTGCATCAGATCCTCCGACCCATAGCCGAGCCCGGAGAAGAGATAGAAATAGGCCGGCACCAGAACGATCCCGCCGCCAACGCCCAAGAGCCCCGCAAGCACCCCCGCGAACACCCCCACCGCCATCAAGATCGCCACAAGCGGCGCCAGCGTGCTCAGATCCATCCTCTCGCTCCCCTCAAGGCCAACCCGCGAGACTTACCGCGCCGCCTCGACCTCGGCCAGCGCCTTCTCGACAAGCTCGACCCCCGCCCCCTCGCGGCAGGCCCCCTCGGAGAGCACCCGCCGCCACAGCCGCGCGCCGGGCCGGCCATGAAAGAGCCCGAGGATATGCCGGGAGATCTGATGAAGCCGCCCACCCGCGACGAGATGGGCCTCGATATAGGGCAAAAGCGCGCGCGCCACCGCAAACGGGTCGGCCTCGGCGCCCGCGCCAAAGATCCGCATATCGGCCGCGCCGAGGATGTTCATCGGCTCATGATAGGCCGCGCGCCCGACCATCACCCCGTCAAGCCCCGCCGCCAATTCCGCCTCGGCCGCCGCGAGGCTCGCGATCCCGCCATTGAGCGACAGATGCAGCTCCGGGAAGGCCGCTTTCATGCGGTGCACGAGCGGGTGATCGAGCGGCGGGATCTCGCGGTTGTCCTTCGGCGAGAGCCCCTGCAACCAGGCCTTGCGGGCATGGATCGTGAAGCGTCTGACCCCCGCCGCCGCCACCGTCTCGAGAAACCGCGGCAAGATCTCCTCGGGCTCCTGCTCATCGACGCCGATGCGGCATTTCACCGTCACCTCGACCGGGCTCGCCGCGATCATCTCGGCCACGCACTCCGCCACCAGATCGGGGCTTTTCATCAACACCGCGCCAAAGGCCCCCGATTGCACCCGGTCCGAGGGGCAGCCGCAGTTGAGGTTGATCTCGTCATAGCCCCACTCGGCCGCGATCCGCGTCGCCGCGCCGAGCTCGGCCGGGTCCGAACCGCCAAGCTGGAGCGCGACCGGGTGCTCCGCGGGCGAGAACCCCAAAAGCCGGTCGCGATCGCCATGGATCACCGCCGGCGCGGTGACCATCTCGGTGTAAAGCAGCGCCTCGCGCGAGATCAGCCGATGGAAGACCCGGCAATGACGGTCGGTCCAGTCCATCATGGGTGCGACGGAGAGGCGCGCGGCGGCGCGGGTTTGCAATGTCATATCCGGGTTCACGAGCTGGTGGCGATGCTGACAGGGCCTGCGCCCCCGGCCGGTTTACCCGCGATCGGGGGCCGCCCGCAACCCGTCGTCACAGCGAACGGCCGGGCCAGAGCCGGTTTCGCGCCGCCCGGGCGCCGGGCTTCGCGGCGCGTTTGGCGGGCCGGGGGCGGCCCGAGGGGGCTTTGCGCCCACGCCCCGCCCGGGCCGGCCCCCCGCGCGGGCCGGAGATCAAGCCCCCGCCGCTCAGGCGAGCTTGCCCGTGAGCGCGGCCACCCCGACCCAGGCGGCAAAGCCCGTGAGCACCGTCCCCCACAGCCCGTCGATCACCACCTGCCGCACCGACCAATCCTCGAGTGTCGCGTAATTCGTCATCTCATAGGTGCCGTAGCACAAAAGCCCGAGCACCATCCCCCCGACGAGCGCCTGCAGCGGCGCCCCCGCCTTCAGCGCCGGCACCGAGACGAACCACAACAGCCCCGCCACATAGGCCAGATAAAAGAGCGCCGCCGGCCCGAGCCGCAGCGGATCGGCGAGCAGATGCCCGACATGGCGCTCGAAGACCGGCCGGATCAGAAGCCGGATCCCGATCATGTCGAGCCCCAGAAAGGCGACGGCGGTGAGGGCGTAAAGGGCGGCATAGCTGGGCATCGGGGGCTCCGTCGGGCTCGGGCTGTCACTCACGCGTCGCGGCGCAGGCTCAGGAATTCGCGGCGCAGCTCCGCATCGGTGCGGAACGCGCCGCGCATCACCGAATTGGTCATCACCGATTGGCTGTCCTTCACCCCGCGCCAATGCATGCAGAAGTGATCGGCCTCCATCACCACCGCAAGCCCGTCGGGGCGGATCCGCGCCTCGAGCTCATCGGCCAGCATCACCACCGCCTCCTCCTGGATCTGCGGGCGCGCCATGATCCATTCGGTCAGCCGGGCATATTTCGACAGCCCGATCAGCTCGGAGCCGGCATTGGGCAGAACCCCGATCCAGACCCGGCCCATGATCGGGCACAGATGATGCGAACAGGCGCTGCGCACGGTGATCGGGCCGACGATCATCAGCTCGTTGAGGCGGGTGACATTGGGGAAGGTGGTCAGCTCGGGCGCCGGGCGATAGCGCCCGCCAAACACCTCGTCGACAAACATCTTCGCCACCCGTTTCGCGGTTTCGGCGGTGTTGTGGTCGGACGCCGTGTCGATCACCAGCGCGCTGAGCACGCCCTGCATCCGCGCCGCCACCTCGGCGCGCAGCGCGTCGAGCTCGCCCTCGCGCAGCACCGCGGAGATATTGTCATTGGCATGAAAGCGCTGCCCGCTCTCGGTCAGCCGCGCCCGGATCCGCTCCGAGACCGGCAGGCTGTCTTGAGCCTCGGCAGGCGGCGTCCGATCGCTCAGGGAACGGTCCAGCATCGTCTTTCTCCATCTTGCGGCGGGCCGCGCCCGCGCCATGTGACCACCAACCCGGGCCCCGCCCGGACACCGCAGAGCGCGGCGCGGCCCTGCTGATCCCCTTCCTACGGCCGAGCCCGCCGCCCGGATCACTCGCGCCAGAAGTTTCGCCCCCGCGGGCGCGGAAAAATTTTCTGCCCGGTCAAACTTGTTAACGCATGACAAATGGGCGTAGTCTTGGGCAGTTCATCCGTTGACAGCGAGGATATCTGATGAAGCATCAAAAGATTTTCACCGGCGTCGCCCTGGCGCTTGGCCTCACGGCCGCCGCGGCCGGCGCCCAACAGATGTCGTTCTTCCGGATCGGCACCGGCGGCACCGCGGGCACCTATTACCCGATCGGCGGCCTTCTGGCCAATGCGATCTCCAACCCGCCCGGCTCGCGCGGCTGCGATGAGGGCGGCTCGTGCGGCGTGCCCGGGCTGATCGCCTCGGCGCTCTCGGCCAATGGCTCGGTCGCCAATATCAACGCCATCGCCGGCGGCTCGCTGGAATCGGGCTTCTCGCAATCGGACGTGGCAACCTGGGCCTATACCGGCACCGGCCTGTGGGAGGGCAACCCGCCCGTCGAGAAACTGCGCGCGATCGCCAATCTCTACCCCGAGAGCATCCACCTCGTCGCCAGCGCCGAAGCCGGCATCTCGAGCGTGGCCGATCTCAAGGGCAAGCGCGTCTCGCTCGATGAGCCGGGCTCGGGCACGCTCGTCGATGCCAAGATCATCCTCGAGGGCTATGGCCTCGCCGAGGGCGATATCAAACCCGAATATCTCAAGCCCGATCAGGCCGCCGACCGGATGCGCGACGGCGCGATGGATGCGTTCTTCTTCGTCGGCGGCTATCCGGCCGGCGCGATCTCGGAGCTTGCCAGCCAACATGCCGTCAAGCTGATCCCGATCAGCTGCGAGGAAGCCCCGAAGATCTGCGAGGATTTCAAGTTCTTCTCCGCCGATACCGTGCCGGGCGGCACCTATGAGGGCAACCCCGACGACGTGAAGACCCTCTCGGTCGGCGCGCAATGGGTGACGAGCGCCGATCAGCCCGAAGAGCTGATCTACGAGATCACCAAGGCGCTGTGGAACGACGCCACCCGCAAGCAGCTCGACGCGGGCCATGCCAAGGGCAAGATGATCACCAAGGAGAGCGCGCTCAACGGCATCGGCATCCCGCTGCATCCGGGCGCCGAGAAGTTCTACAAGGAAGCCGGCCTTCTGAAATAACCCGCAAGGCTTCGGCCCTGTGCGCAAGATCAGGGGGGCCGCGCGCGATCGCGGCCCCTCGCCCTTTCCTCCTTTACTCCTTTCCTCCCCCTGCCCCTCAAGGAGAGCCCGATGACCGAGAAGAGCCCGCCCGCCGGCGACCATGATGAGATCCGCCACCTGAGCGCCGATGAGCTGCAGGCGATCGAGGAAGAATTCGACCCCGAGCTGCGCTTTCGGGTGCTGGCCTGGCCGCTCGCGATCGCGGCCTCGGTGATCCTCTTCGCGCTCTCCTGCTATCATTATTACACCGCCGGCTTCGGCATCCCGCAGGCGACGGTGCACCGCGGGCTGCATCTGGGCGTCACGCTGATGGTGGTGTTTCTCAGCTTCGCGGCCTTCGGGCGCAAGGAAGTCGCGCCGAGCTGGCGCGCGCCCTTCGGGATGCCGCTCCTGGACTGGGCGCTCGCGCTCGCCGGCGTGGTCAGCGCGCTCTATGTGCCCTGGATCTATGACGCGCTGGCCTTCCGCGTCGGCAACCCGCTGCCGATCGATATCGTCATGGGCACGGTGCTGATCGGGGTGCTGCTCGAGGCGGTGCGCCGCTCGATGGGCTGGCCGCTGCCGGTGATCGCGATCCTGTTCATGGCCTATGCCTATTTCGGCAAATCCATGCCCGGCATCCTCGTCCACCCGGGTGCGAGCTGGTCCAATATCGTCAACCACCTCTACCTGACCTCGCAAGGCATCTACGGCACCGCGCTGGGCGTGATCGCGACCTATGTGTTCCATTTCGTGCTCTTTGGCGTGATGGCGACCCGCATTGGCCTCGGCCAGCTCTTCATAGATGTCGCCTCGGCGCTGGCCGGGCGCTATGCGGGCGGGCCCGCCAAGGTCTCGGTGCTCTCCTCGGCGCTACTGGGCTCGATCTCGGGCTCCTCGATCGCCAATACCGTGACCACCGGCGCGCTGACCATCCCGGCGATGATCCGCATCGGCTACCCGCGCCATTTCGCCGCCGCCGTCGAGGCTGCGGCCTCCACCGGCGGGCAGATCACGCCGCCGGTGATGGGCGCGGTGGCCTTCCTGATGATCGAATATCTCGGCGTGCCGCTCACCACGATCCTGACCGCGGCGCTGGTGCCGGCCTTCATGCATTTCTTCGGCGTGCTGGTGCAGGTCCATCTCGAGGCGCGCCGGCTCGGGCTGCGCGGGCTCTCGCCGGCCGAGCTGCCCAACGCCTGGAAAGTGCTGAAGGCGGGCTGGCTCTCGGTCCTGCCGCTCGCGATCCTCGTCGCGGTGCTGCTCTCCGGGCGCACCCCCTTCGCGGCGGCCTTCTGGTCGATCACCGCCTGTATCGCGGTCCTCGCGATCCAGCAGATCCGCGCGGGCGGCCTCGGCGCGGGCCTCAGGGCCACCGCGCATGGCGTCTTCGAGGGCTTCATCCTCGGCGCCAAGCAATCGCTCTCGGTGACCGCCGCGGCCGCGCTCGTGGGCGTGGTGATCGGCGTCGTGACGCTGACCGGCGTCGGCTTCAAGATCGCCTATATGGTGACCTCGATCGCACAGGGCTGGGCGGTCTCGGCCCATGATCTGCTCACTGTCCTGCCCTTCGAGCTGATGACCGTGCCCACGCTCACGCTGCTTTTCACGCTGATCCTGACGGCGGTGGTCTGCATCCTGATGGGCTGCGGCATCCCGACCACGGCGAATTATATCATCATGGTCGCGGTGGCGGCGCCGATCCTCGGCCTGCTCGGCGTGCAACCGCTCGTGGCGCATTACTTCGTCTTCTACTACGGGGTGCTCGCCGATGTGACGCCCCCCGTCGCCATGGCCGCCTATGCCGGCGCGGGCATCGCGGGCGCCAATGCCTTCAAGGCCGGCAACACGGCCTTCCGCCTGTCGATGGGCAAGGCGCTGGTGCCCTTCGTCTTCGCCTTCCAGCCCGCGCTCCTGATCGTCACCGATGGCTTCACCTGGGAGGCCTTCGCGCTGGCCTTCTCGGGCGCGGCGCTCGGCATCTGGGTGCTGGCCTCGGCGGTCTCGAGCTGGCTCTTCGCGCCGCTGCACTGGTATGAACGCGCGGTCCTCGTCCTGGCCGCGCTCCTGCTCGTCGCGCCGAACCTGACCGCCACCGCCGTGGGCCTCGGCCTCGTCGCCCCGATCGCGGCGCGCCAGCTCCTCTTCAAGGGCAAGGGCCCCGGCGCCGCCCCCGCCTGAGCCCCGAACAACCGAAGGGGGCGCCCCCCGCGCCCCCTTCAACGATGCCGAAAATATCCCGGGGGGGCGCAGCCGGGGGCAGAGCCCCCTCAGCCCGCCTCGGCCAGCGCCCTCAGCCCCCCCGGCGCCCGCCGCGCACAAGCCGGCGGTTGTACTTCGTCGGCGCCATCCCGAACCGCGCCTTGAAGCTCTTGGAGAAATGCGCGACCGACCCAAAGCCGCAGGCCGTCGCCACCTCCAGAAGCTCCATATCCGTCGTCGACAACAGGCTCCGCCCCCGGTCGAGCCGCAGCCCCCGGTAATAATCCCCCGGCGTCTCGCCCAGAACCGAGAGGAACATCCGCTCGATATGCCGGCGCGAATAGCCCGCCGCCTGCGCCAGATCCTCGAGCGTGAGCGGATCCTCGATATGGGCGTTCATCAGCCCGACGATCCGCAACAACCCCGGGTTGCGCGAGCGGATCAACACCGAGAGCGAACTGCGCTGCTCCTGCTCGACCCCCACCATCACCTTGCGCAGACACATCTCCGACACCATCGCCGAAAACTCCGCGCCATGGTCCTCGGCAATGAGCTGGAGCATCATGTCGGTCGAGGCCGCCCCGCCGCCGCAGGTCATCACCCCGCCCGAAATCTCGAATTTCTTCGCCGATGGGCTGAGCTCGGGGTAATCCTCGCAAAAGGCGGGCTGGTTCTCCCAATGCAGCGTGAACTCGCGCCCCCCGATCAGCCCGCCGGCCGCCAGCGCCACCGCCCCGGTGCAGATCCCGCCAACCGCGCCGCCAAAGCGCGCATGACGCTGCAAGAGCGCCACCACCGGCGCCGCCGCCGCGGCCTGCGGCGGGTTGCCCGCACAGACGAAGGCCCGCGTATCGCGCCCCAAAGGCGCGAGCGCCCCGTCGACACAGACCGAAATCCCCGAAGACGAGGCCACCGCCGCGCCCCCCTCCGACATCAGACGCCATTGGTAAAGCGGCTGCTGGGAGAGCTGATTGGCGATCCGAAGCGGCTCGACCGCCGAGGAAAACGCCAAAAGCGTGAACCCCGGCACCAGGATGAAGGCATATTTGCGCGTCACCGCCCCCGGCGCCACCGGGAAGAAGGCCGCGCCCATCGGCACGACCGCGGCGGTGGCGGACTCCTCGCTCGACATGGGGGCCCTCAGAGCCGCGGCGCGCGCCGGCGCACCGAAGCCGGCCGCCCGGGCAGCGCAAGCGCCGCATCGCCGCGCGCGCTCTCGGCAATCACCCGCCCCTTCGAGACGACCGCGAGCCGCGCCGGCCGCAGCCGCAGCGCATCGACCGGCGTCGCCGCATCAAGCACCACGAGCGAGGCCAAAGCCCCCTTGCGCAGCCCGTAATCGCCAAGCCCGAGGATCGCCGCATTGGTCTCGGTCACCATGGTGAAACAGCGCGCCATCTCCTCGGGATGGGTCATCTGCGCGACATGCATCCCCATGAAGGCCACATCGAGCATATCGGCCGTGCCGAGGCTGTACCACGGGTCGAGCACGCAATCCTGCCCCCAGCCGACCGCGATCCCCGCCGCCTGCATCTCGCGCACCCGCGTCAGCCCGCGCCGCTTGGGGAAACTGTCGTGCCGGCCCTGCAAGACGATGTTGATCAACGGGTTCGGCACCGCCGCAATCCCCGCCTCGGCGATCAGCGGCAAGAGCTTCGAGACATAATAATTGTCCATCGAATGCATCGAGGTCAGATGCGAGCCGACCACCCGCCCGCCGAGCCCGAGCCGCAGCGTCTCGGCCGCCAGCGTCTCGATATGGCGGCTCATCGGGTCATCGGTCTCGTCGCAATGGATATCGACGCAAAGCCCCCGCGCCGCCGCGATCTCGCACAGATCGCGCAGGCTCTCGGCGCCCGCCGCCATGGTGCGCTCGAAATGCGGGATACCGCCGACCACCCCGACCCCCATATCGAGCGCGCGCAACAGGTTCGCCCGCCCGTTCGGCGCCCGGTACAGCCCGTCTTGCGGAAAGGCCACGAGCTGCAAGTCGATGTAATCCTTGACCTTCTCGCGCACCTCGAGCATCGCGGCGACGGTGTTGAGATGATCGGGCGTGGTGTCGACATGGCTGCGGATCGCCAAAAGCCCCATCGAGGCCGCCCAGTCGCAATAGGCGAGCGCCCGCGCCACCATCTCCTCGACCGTGGCCAGATCGCGCAGCTCGCCCCAAAGCGAGATCCCCTCGAGAAGCGTGCCCGAGGCGTTGACCCGCGGCAGCCCGTAGCTCAGCGTCGCATCGAGGTGGAAATGCGGGTCGACGAAGGGCGGGCTGACGAGATCGCCCGCCGCCTCGATCACCCGGACCGCCTCGGCCTCGATCCGCGGCGCGATCTCGACGATCCGGTCGCCCTGAATGGCGATATCGGCCACCCGCCCATCGGGCAGCGTGCCGCCGCGCACCAGCAGATCGAGCATCATCTTTCCCCCTTGTTGAACGGCACCATCAGCGCCGCCGGCACCTCGGCGCGCCGCGACATGGCGACGAGCGCGAGAATCGAGAGCGCATAGGGCAGCATCAGGAACACCTGATAAGGCACCAAAGCGCCGAGCGCGGTCTGTTGCAACCGGATTTGCAGCGCGTCGAAGGCGGCAAAGAGGATCGCGCCCAGCATCGCCTTGCCCGGCCGCCACGCGCCAAAGACCACCAGCGCGATCGCGATCCAGCCGCGCCCGTTCACC from the Rhodobacter xanthinilyticus genome contains:
- a CDS encoding GlxA family transcriptional regulator, giving the protein MSSEESATAAVVPMGAAFFPVAPGAVTRKYAFILVPGFTLLAFSSAVEPLRIANQLSQQPLYQWRLMSEGGAAVASSSGISVCVDGALAPLGRDTRAFVCAGNPPQAAAAAPVVALLQRHARFGGAVGGICTGAVALAAGGLIGGREFTLHWENQPAFCEDYPELSPSAKKFEISGGVMTCGGGAASTDMMLQLIAEDHGAEFSAMVSEMCLRKVMVGVEQEQRSSLSVLIRSRNPGLLRIVGLMNAHIEDPLTLEDLAQAAGYSRRHIERMFLSVLGETPGDYYRGLRLDRGRSLLSTTDMELLEVATACGFGSVAHFSKSFKARFGMAPTKYNRRLVRGGRRGG
- a CDS encoding amidohydrolase family protein: MLDLLVRGGTLPDGRVADIAIQGDRIVEIAPRIEAEAVRVIEAAGDLVSPPFVDPHFHLDATLSYGLPRVNASGTLLEGISLWGELRDLATVEEMVARALAYCDWAASMGLLAIRSHVDTTPDHLNTVAAMLEVREKVKDYIDLQLVAFPQDGLYRAPNGRANLLRALDMGVGVVGGIPHFERTMAAGAESLRDLCEIAAARGLCVDIHCDETDDPMSRHIETLAAETLRLGLGGRVVGSHLTSMHSMDNYYVSKLLPLIAEAGIAAVPNPLINIVLQGRHDSFPKRRGLTRVREMQAAGIAVGWGQDCVLDPWYSLGTADMLDVAFMGMHVAQMTHPEEMARCFTMVTETNAAILGLGDYGLRKGALASLVVLDAATPVDALRLRPARLAVVSKGRVIAESARGDAALALPGRPASVRRRAPRL